A single genomic interval of Helianthus annuus cultivar XRQ/B chromosome 13, HanXRQr2.0-SUNRISE, whole genome shotgun sequence harbors:
- the LOC110901958 gene encoding uncharacterized protein LOC110901958, with amino-acid sequence MPKYAKFLKDLLRNKEKLGDLSNVPLNGGCSAVVLNKLPEKLTDAAIFIIPCLFGSNTNTRALADLGASINLMPFSLYEKLDLVELSPTRMTLSLADRCVKYPRGIVENLLVKVDKFVFPADFIILDMEADERVPIILGRPFLRTAKALIDVYDGKITLRVGEERVTFEADRSMNHPSGSDDYSGPCHSVYFLNSFISCVDHCLEYISGSDLVVGEKVEEESKLVDEVEVD; translated from the coding sequence ATGCCAAAATACGCGAAATTCTTGAAAGACCTTCTTAGGAACAAAGAGAAGTTAGGGGATTTGTCGAATGTCCCGTTGAATGGAGGGTGTTCAGCCGTTGTTCTAAATAAGCTTCCGGAAAAGCTTACCGATGCCGCTATTTTTATTATTCCTTGTCTATTCGGTAGTAATACCAATACTAGAGCCTTAGCCGACCTAGGTGCTAGCATCAATTTGATGCCCTTTTCTCTCTACGAGAAGCTAGACTTAGTCGAGCTTTCACCTACCCGAATGACATTATCCCTAGCCGATCGGTGTGTGAAATACCCTAGGGGTATAGTTGAGAATTTGCTAGTTAAGGTAGACAAATTTGTATTTCCTGCCGATTTCATCATTCTCGATATGGAAGCGGATGAAAGAGTCCCTATTATACTTGGTCGTCCGTTCTTGCGTACCGCTAAAGCCCTTATAGACGTTTATGATGGTAAGATCACCCTTAGGGTCGGTGAGGAGAGAGTCACCTTTGAGGCAGATCGTTCCATGAACCACCCGAGTGGTTCCGATGACTATAGTGGTCCTTGCCATTCCGTCTACTTCTTGAATTCATTCATCTCGTGTGTCGACCATTGTTTAGAGTATATTAGTGGTTCCGACTTAGTGGTAGGAGAGAAGGTAGAGGAAGAGTCGAAGTTGGTAGATGAAGTCGAAGTTGACTAG